Below is a genomic region from Staphylococcus carnosus.
AAAATAAAAATTGCTCATTCAAAAAAATTCTGCTTTAACCTAAAAAAAGTGATGGGATTAGCCTTTCCCATCACTTCACACCTTATTATTTTTCTAATTTTTTTCGTTCAATAATTTGGACAAGATTACCGCAAGTATCATCAAAAATTGCGAATTTCACACCACTACCGTAATCCATAGGCGCCATTGTAAAACCTACCCCTTGCTCTTTCAATCTTTGGTACTCTGCTTGTACATCCTCTACATCAAACATCGTACATGGAATACCTTCTTCTTTTAAGCCTTCTTGATATGCTTTGGCTACTGGATGATTATTAGGTTCCAATAATAATTCTGTCCCGTCCGGGTTTTCTGGAGAAACAACCGTTATCCATCTATATTCGCCAGCAGGTTCGTCTGCTTTCTTTTGAAAACCTAGTATTTCAGTATAAAACTTTAACGCTTGATCTTGATTGTCTACAAAGATACTTGCTACTTTAATTTCCATGGGAATACCCTCCATTATGTAATAGTTGTTTAATTCCTTATTTCGAACTATGGTAAACCTTCATATGAAATACCTCTATTAAATTGAACAACCATTATTTCAGTTATTAAAATACAAATTAAAAAGGCAAGCACTCAATACGAAAATTGAATGATTGCCTTTTTATATCTATTAGTCTTGGATTTCATTTATAATGGCGGAGGAAGAGGGATTCGAACCCCCGCGAGCCGTTAAGCCCCTGTCGGTTTTCAAGACCGATCCCTTCAGCCGGACTTGGGTATTCCTCCAATAAGCACAATAAACATCATATTATACCCCCTTATAAATGTCAATAAATTTTACAAGAAAATTTTACACAATTCATATTGACAATTTCATATTGCATTAAAATAGAGGGGTGTCTGCCCCCTCTATTAGTGTTTTTTATTAACTTAAAACAAGCTGTTTTTGCAAATATCTGTGAACAGATTTTGCTACGCCTCGACCTTCTTTAATTGCCCACACAACTAAACTTTGTCCGCGACGGGCATCACCTGCTGTAAAAATGTGAGGCTGATTCGTCGTATAATCAACTTCATTTGCTACAATTTTATTTTGTTCAGTCGGCAAATCAAAGGTATTCGGCACAGTATTTTCAGTACCTATAAACCCAATTGCCAGTAATATTAAATCAGCTGGCCAGTGTTTTTCAGTATCATCAATTTTAGTACTGCCATCTGGAATTTTTCTCAATGTTTGCGTATAAACACCTCGAACATTGCCAATGCGATCTACATCATAACGCATCGTTTGCGCGCCATAAGCACGTGGTTCAAAACCAAAGCGCTCTTCCGCTTCTTTATGCGCATAATCCATTTTAAATACAGGCATAGACAATGGCCAATACGGATTACCTTCAATTTCATAACGTTCAGGCAGCTTTGTACGATAATTGAACTGTACAACAGTTTTGCAATTTTCTCGCAATGCAGTTGCTACACAATCAGCCCCTGTATCACCAGAACCTATCACGATAACATTCTTACCTTCTGCACAAATCTCTGCATCTTCCGGTTTCAATTCTCCATTCGCGATTTGTGTTTGTTCTGTTAAATAATCCATTGCAAAGTGGATACCATATCCCATGCGTCCTTCTAACGGAAGGTCTCTTGCTTGTTGTGAACCGGTACAAACGATGATGGCATCATATTCAGATTCAAGCGCCTCTTTTGAGATATCTTTTCCAATCTCTGTATTTGTAACAAAACGGATGCCCGCTTCTTCCATCAATCGAATACGTCGTCGGACCACTTCTTTATCCAATTTCATATTAGGAATGCCGTACATTAATAATCCGCCTGCTTCACGTGCCCGTTCATAAACGGTCACCTCATACCCCTTTGCATTCAATTCATCAGCTGCCGTTAAAC
It encodes:
- a CDS encoding VOC family protein — translated: MEIKVASIFVDNQDQALKFYTEILGFQKKADEPAGEYRWITVVSPENPDGTELLLEPNNHPVAKAYQEGLKEEGIPCTMFDVEDVQAEYQRLKEQGVGFTMAPMDYGSGVKFAIFDDTCGNLVQIIERKKLEK
- a CDS encoding glutamate synthase subunit beta, producing MGEFKGFMKYDRQALPELSLAERLTSHVAFQQCFSKEDAALQGARCMDCGTPFCQTGQLVERDTVGCPIGNYIPEWNDLVYHQDYKAAYERLSETNNFPDFTGSVCPAPCEQSCVMNINRDPVAIKGIERTIIDEAFENGWVEPRVPSQRIAQRVAIVGSGPAGLTAADELNAKGYEVTVYERAREAGGLLMYGIPNMKLDKEVVRRRIRLMEEAGIRFVTNTEIGKDISKEALESEYDAIIVCTGSQQARDLPLEGRMGYGIHFAMDYLTEQTQIANGELKPEDAEICAEGKNVIVIGSGDTGADCVATALRENCKTVVQFNYRTKLPERYEIEGNPYWPLSMPVFKMDYAHKEAEERFGFEPRAYGAQTMRYDVDRIGNVRGVYTQTLRKIPDGSTKIDDTEKHWPADLILLAIGFIGTENTVPNTFDLPTEQNKIVANEVDYTTNQPHIFTAGDARRGQSLVVWAIKEGRGVAKSVHRYLQKQLVLS